From the genome of Labeo rohita strain BAU-BD-2019 chromosome 12, IGBB_LRoh.1.0, whole genome shotgun sequence:
GCATTATCATGTTGCAATATTGAGTACTGTAACGAGAGATCAACATCTAACTGTGATACGCAAACATTTTCAGCTTCAGTGAACAGTTGCCCACATCTGGAGCCGAGCAGGGACGCTGTTATCCGGATCATAACCACACTGCACTGTTAAACAGGCCTGTTTAGAGGTCACCTTACCTCAGATGTGCTGCTTGGATCTCCGGCTGCTGTGCGTTTCTGTCGGATCCACAACACAAAGACGAAGCTTTTTTACAGACAGCGGGCTGCTAAAAATGCGCTGTCCTAACCGGATCGAAGCCCGATGCTTTAACGTTATGTGCCTACATCAAACACCCTGACTCCCTGATGATAAtttcagcattaaaaaaaataaagtcaagcGCATATTACACATTGATCACTGCTATAGCAGTATGCAGCTAAATATATCTGTATGAGCAAATCTGACATGCTAATACAGCTAGCTAGCTCTTGTTCCCCTTATACAAACAACAATACTTTCCTGTAATCGAACAGATCGATATTAATGTATCAAAGAAGATCGATCATACACTAAAAACATCCAGACTACGTAAGCAACGGTGAAGTGACTTATTCAGGCCTTTAGACACCGCGTGAGCTACGGAAGCCTAATTTAAGAAGTTGCTTCGATCAGGACAGCTAACTGCATGCTAGCAGCTCGAGAATAAAACCGGTAGAAAAGAAACCAACGTCTTTCGTGTTCACGGAAGGGGGCGGGAACAGGCTCCTTCCCCCTGGCCCGCAGGATGATCTGACGAAATTCATCAGAGGAATACAAATGAAAGTAACgttaaattatgcaaataaaaacattgtcgTCTATATCCATGACATTTTACCATGCGATCAGTATCCTTCAGCTTTATACATTGTCTAccaaagctaatttaaaatctaatatattTAGGCCTACGTAAATTATATAATGACATATTTAATAGTCACATTTGGCTTGCTAGGGTTCATGTGTAGCAAtaatttaagtaataaatataattaagtaataataactGAACgacaatatttcacattattagtgcaatattttatgtaaagctGCTTAATGTCCAATTAAAAAAAGTGCGaaacaaataaaagtgttaatgttCAAAACGCCACGAAAGTACGTTTAAAATGTGATTAGTGTTGTTGACTGTACAAATACGTAAAAACAAATGGAAGCTAGCCTGTTTTGATAGACTGTCGAAAGCTACACAAAACAAGCAATGGATAGCTGGAATTCGTAGAAACAACTGCAATCACAATCAAAATGTGGACCAAAAGATTATGCACTAGTAGCTAATGAGTACTAGTAGCATTAAAAACGATACGGATTAAATGTTACAAGGGCTTGCAATAAAGTACATAATGAATGACTGCTagtatctaataaaaaaaaaaaagaactagcATCAAATGAATCAGTAGGCTACTAGTCTCTTTTAAAAAGGCACTATACCTAAATATAGTACAAGCACTATTAGCCAATGCATACCTAATGGAATAAATATTAGTAGCTAAAAATCAGTACTACTAGCATGAAAATAGGTTCTAGTACGTTGCAAGGATTAAACGTTAGAATGGCCTGTCCAAGTAGGCCtatgtaatgttgtttttatatatttgtgcatTAGGTGGCGCTGCCTATCTCTATTTAGGCCTTCGGTTTTCCTGAGTCAATTTAGTACATTTCTCGAATCGTTCTTAACATTTGCAAACCAGTAAATGGATGtttcaaaacaatacaaacagaACAACACAATGGATTACCTGCAAAATTCTGTAACCTTgtaaattattagtttatttctcaaaaagtaAGTATACACTGCCGTCCAAAACTTTGGGATCAGTagggtttttaatgttttttaaagaatctctTATACTAATCAAAgttgcattaatttgatcaaaaatacagaaataaataatattatgaaatattattactgaaatatgaaattttgccatttaaaatattttaatattctaccagtattctattttaatatactttatattatattatataatattatattatattattatactatattatattttcatcatTCCTTACTCCAGTCTCAGTGTCAcacagtccttcagaaatcattgtaaaatcataatttatcaatgttggaaactgttgtgctgcttaatattttttggaaacttgtgatactttttttcaggattctttgatgaataaaaagtaaaaaaagaacagcatttattcaaaatagaaatcttttctaacaatataagtctttacaatcacttttcatcaatttaacacatccttgctgaataaaactattaatttttttcaaacaaagaaaaaaaattcactgaccccaaactttgaacggtagtgtatattgttacaaaagatttttattttaaataaatgctgttctttttaacattttattcaccaacaaaaatattaagcagcacaactgtttccaacactgataataaatcaacctactaaaatgatttctgaagaattatttgacagtgaagactgaagtaataaagctgaaaacactattttaaattgcaaaaatattttacaatattacagggttgttttttttttttttgtttttttttttttttgtatttttaatcaaacaaacgcagccttgatgagccgaaaatacttatttaaaaaacattaaaagacttactgttcccaaacttttgaacagcattgTAAGATTTTGAAAAGCAGTGTAAAAGATAAagactctttctctctctctctctctctctctctctctcgctctctccctctctctctctcctgtatgtacatgtatttacacacacataaacaataGAGTGTGTCTCACAGTATGTGTGATGAagtatatttactgtataatgtagGCTAAAATAGAAATGGACTTCTGTAATATGAAGCATTACAGTAAGTACACAGTATCACAGTACAATGTACATTGTTGAAATACATACCTGTTATGTCTACAAAACATTTGAATGACTGAGGATACGGTTGTTCTCCCAACATTCGGCTGTCCCTTTCAACCTACCCTGGGCATTATATGGTAATTGGGAACATGGACCACAATAGTACACTTGCCAACTTTCTAAAAATTCTTATTAAATTTGATCATTGGTTGATCTAATGCTTTACATTACTCTTTATTAGTTTACCTGTGTAATTCATCAATTTAGGAcaaaaaagtctaatagaaacgTACAGAACATGCTTGACAGATTATGACAGCAGAACcagtataatatattttgatcaacatgacataagcaattgataatgtaggaaacagaaaacaaatgcacataaatcagttgaatgaacattggcaatttgttaaaaaaaaaaaaaaaaaaaagaagaagagagGTTTAATGATGTGGCTAGATGATTTGGGGGTTGAACAAGCAGTTTTGAAAATTTAGGTTCTGATATGTGAAATGTACTaaagcaactgagaaaaactgtaaaatgtgctGTGACAGAATCACAACATATCTAAATTCTCACACAGAGGCATTCTGAGTCCTCATATCCTTTAGAGTTTGTTCTTTCAAGGTAGTCTGACTCTGGCAGGTCTcttgaaaagtgttttttgcatTCTTGTTATTGAAGGCTGCAACCACAAGATGACTACAGCATTTGTTATTTCCAAAGAGCCTATCATCTTTCTCTGTTCGTGGCTGTTGTGCATGAACAAGCTGATTGAACTAACACCAAACAACTGTTTTTTGGAACCAATAACCTTTCTATTGAAGTCAACAGGCCTGCCTAATCAGGTCACGCTTCTTTCTAATTAATAGGTCTAATTACTTGGGTGTGGTTTCCTCTGGGTTCACAACACACTCTTGATTTAAACTTGAGAAAAAGTGTGGATTaacttttatttgaattattttagttttgtgaAAACTTGTTCTTTGTTGCAGAAAACTTCAAGGTAAGCACTTtcaagtataaaataaaataaataaagccacATTTTCGGTTTAATTTTGAGATGTTGTTAACAAAAAGTAAACATATGTTAGAAAATTCATAATGTATTTTGTACAAATAAGTAAAAGgagttaattttgtttttggaaaaaaataaagaatgagAATCCCTAAAGAATGAGAAATCTGCTTCAGTTCACAGATGTTCTTTTGAGTTGACTataatctgaaaatatttcTGGACAAATTGTCAAAACCTCCTTTTGATTTGTTCTGCAGAAGGTATGGCTGCTATAGCATCCCAAGATCCCACTGGTATTGCAGGTGTACATTGTGGATCAATGTATGCACAGGCCCCTCAGCGCCCTGGTCCTTTGCCTTCCAGAGTGTTACACCCAGATGAGCAGCTCCAGCGAAACCAGCCCTTTTATGTTTCCACCGTCCAGCCTTTCTTCCCATATCAGTGGACCATATCAAGTCCATATATGCCCTACAGTGGACTTCCTGGATTAggtatagttttgttttgtcattttaccaAATATTGGTAGGGTTGTTATTCTCATTTTTCAGATTCAGTTTttcagtggtgtgtgtgtgtgtggtttgtttgttgttggtttttttgcTTTACATTATAAACATAGCTTTTATAGAGACATTACAGAAAAGTGATTGCCTCTCAAACGAGTGAAAACATGGAGGGAACCGCATGCTTTTCATAATATGAAGTGTGCTTTGGAAAGCCTGGAAAAATTCTTTTGCTCAGGCCTATTATTAGGTGTCCAGCATAAGCTATAACTTTCTTTCCCTATAGTGAAGACTTGCTAAACTTCACATGAATGAGATGGATGCAATGTATGCAGTATTTAAAATGTCAGGCCTAGGATTTACAACAGGGTTCCTCCAATTTGGCCCTGGacggccactgtcctgcagaggtTAGCTTGAACCCTGTTCAGACTAACCTACTTGTAATTTCCTAGCAACtttgaagaccttgattagcttgctTGGGTCTcttccctgttgaaaaatccagcatatgctggttaggtatgttttgaagcatggctgctggtttgagctggtttaagatggtcctgaACTGatctagttgcttaggaccaacacatgaccagcttaaaccaactcatggccagctaaggaccagcttaaaccagctcaaaacagcagttatgcttcaaaacatacctaaccagcatatgctggatttttcaacatggttgattagagttggagctAAGCTCTGAAGGGCAGTGGCCCTCCAAAGTCTATTTTGAGGAACACAGATTTAGGACACTAAGCTCTAGTTTTTCATTAAGCCATATGAATGGAAACCCACATGCATGTAATATAactgttctttgtttttaagGTTATGGCATGATGATGCCATCATTGCTACTTCCCCAGTGTTTAGAAGTCCCTGGATACATGATTCCTCAAGCTCAACTGCAAATGTTGGACTACAGACGTATGAATCCCCATGTGGCTATTGCCCACCAGACCCGCCACTCCCATTTTCAAAACGGCGTGCCCCCTGGTCGTGAGATGGTCAGTTCAGAGGTGCAAACTGAACCCCTTTGTCGTAGCGTGGACTCGCATGAACGTGCCGTGTCCCACAATTGTTCAGAATCAGGTAGGGGTACTGGCAGTCCAGTCTCAACATCACCCAGCTCCTTGGATAACAAATCAGTAGCTTGCCCTGAAGGTGTGTCAATGCTAACTCAAAATTACAATGCCACGAATGCTATCAACACTACTGATTTATCTGCTGTTCCAAAGAGAGAAATCCTCCAAGGTGAACGGATGCAAAGGAAAGGCAGAGAAATGCCTTCTGAGCTTAAGAAACTTCAGAACAAGGACAACTTGGAGCTAGGTAGTCATAATGAAACTGACCTTCTGCAGTGCAGCTTGGGTTCGGTACAATCTTCAGGGGATGTCGTCTTGTGCTCTTACCAGTCATTGGCATTTAGAAAGGATAAACAGAGGGTTGGAGCTGGGATGTTGAGGTACTCCAGGAAGCACTGTCTCCCTGCTTGTACAGACGTTACTGTGGTGAGAACTTCTCCGTCTTGTAGAACTTTTAAAACTTATCCTAAACCAAACAGATCGGACGTTACCCAAAGCGTCAAAGCAAAGAGAAACTCAGAGATGTCACTTGAGGCAAAAAGCAGAGAAGATGGACACTCCTCCAATAAGATTGACTTTAAGATTCTGCGGCTGCCATTTGACACACAGAACCATAACCAGCCTTGTCAGCTGGAGGCTTCTATCTGGTCAGTTGAGTCTCTGATACCCTATGTACCTTCCACTGAGTGGATGACCGAGAATGGTCTTCTAACCCCGCAGAAACCTTTGAGCCCAGTGAATGAACACTGTGATATCTCGAAGCCAAATTATGGTTCTGTAGGGAAGAATCGACAATCTGGTGCATCCAAATATCATGGTCGTTCACGTCAGCTGGAGGCTTCTATCTGGTCTGTGGAGTCTTTGATACCCTATGTACCTTCCACTGAGTGGATGACACAGAATGGTCTTCTGACTCCTCAGAAACATTTGAGCCCACTAAATGAACACAGTGATGTCATCTCAAAGCCAAATTATATTCCTGACACAAAGAATCTACAACCTGGTGCATCAGCTAAATATCATGGTCGTCCACGTCAGCTAGAGGCCTCTATATGGTCAGTAGAATCTTTGATGCCTTATGTCCCTCCCAGTGATTGGATGGTTGAGAATGGGTTTTTAACTCCTCAGAAACCGCTGAGCCCGCAGATTAAATCCAGTGGTGTTCGGTCAACACAGAATCGCAGAATCAACCAGTCTGGTATTCCAACAGGGAAGACACTACAAACTGGTGCATCAACTAAACATTGTTCATTTAACTCCCTTGAGTCCCACTCACTGTACCATCCCTCAACAAGCTGGCTAGCTGACTTTGGTAATGTATACTACTGCAGCAAGTTACCTGTTGTACGGCAACAGCCTGACCTTCCAGAGAAGCGGCTACCAAAGATGTCCCATGCCATTAGTCTTCAATCATCTTCTCTCAGGAGTGGGAAAAACACCAAGAACCAAAGACGACCAGCAACTGGCATCTCCGATCAGAAGCACTGTTCATTTCGTACTTGCGAgtgcaaagcaaaaaacagttcAAGGCTAGCTGGATCTGCCAAGCAATGTGGTTGGGTTCCTCATTCCACATTGGAGAATGAACTTCCATTCAGCCCATCTTGTAGATATGAAACAAAAGGAAAGGATGAAAGAAGGCTTCCTTTTTCAGATGGTTTTGGCTGCAAAAGAGAAGAGACTACTGAACTGAAGACCTTTTACATGAAGAGGACTACTGAGGGCATCCATGGTACTCcaaagatgactttgggaagtCATTTGACAAAATGCTGTGCTGCTTACCGGGCTAAATTGAGTGAAGGGACTGGACTGTGTGAAGATTGCCAATGCCTTAATCCCAGCCCTGCTCAAGATAAATGTGGTGACCTTGAATGGAAAATTTGGGAAAAGAGTGAGGAAGACTGGATTAACAACCCAAATCAGAGATTGCTACAGAGACCGCAGAAAGGTAGGCTGTCCAAGTTACTGCTGCTGAAATTCTATGTATGTTAATGTATGTACTCTGATACATATATCTTCTTCTGATAGACAACGCATGGAAAGCAAGTATGCAGGTGTCTACAACTGAAAGGAGGATccagaaaaaagaaaggaaagggTACTCGCAAGGTAAGATAATAAATTCTcaaaagtatactttattttagtccAGTTGTGATGCCTGGTCTTTGACATTCCTATTTATCAGAGATTTTCTTATCTCTCATTTCTTCAGAGATCACACAAGAGGAAGACACAATGTTTATGGCTACCAGTGGTCAGTGTGCACACCCTGTGGAGAGCGAGAAGGTGCATTAAATATCACAAACATTCAAACCCTTTCATCACTCAAATACTCACATGTATGATTTTTACGCAGTAATTTAATAAAGTACTAATAACTGAACATGCTGTGTCCTTTATCACTGAAGTCTCGCAGATTAAATTTGAAAAGTCACTTAATAAATACTACTTGAGCACATTAGGTgcatcaccaaaaaaaaaaaaaaaaaaaaaaaaaaaagtttaaggctttttttttttttttttttttttttttttttttaaattgcacaacAAAAGCCTTGATCCACAGACAAATCTGGCTGGTTACATAAAAGGACGTGGAAGATCAGTTTAAGCatcttatttgttttaaaaccagtcataatgttAAGTcggttgcattaaaaaaataaaaataaaaaaaataagattggTCTAGCCTACAAGTATGTAGAAAAATAAGACCGGTTGCACTTGGTTGACTGGTTTAGCTGACAGGATTAGGCcgtagttcaattaggacatttaagtcatttttataaatgtgccttagaaaaaaacattactggtgtgaaTCTTAAGACAAAACTTATCTATTTTAAGATCAatcaagtttc
Proteins encoded in this window:
- the buc2l gene encoding uncharacterized protein buc2l, whose protein sequence is MKRTTEGIHGTPKMTLGSHLTKCCAAYRAKLSEGTGLCEDCQCLNPSPAQDKCGDLEWKIWEKSEEDWINNPNQRLLQRPQKDNAWKASMQVSTTERRIQKKERKGYSQEITQEEDTMFMATSGQCAHPVESEKVH